The region ATTATTTTGCAACGAGTAAAGGGGTTGATCCTATCTATTTGACAAGTAAAGGACAGGAAAGTGATCAAGATCCCCATGCTTGGTTATCTCTTGAAAATGGACAACATTATGTAAAAAATATTACCAAAACTTTGATTGAAAAAGATCCGAAACATGAAGCAAGTTACAAAAAAAATAGTGAAAACTATTTAAAAAAGTTAGAAGAATTAGATATTAAAGGTAAAAAAGAGATGGCAAAAATTCCAAAAGAGCAAGCATTATTAGTAACAAGTGAAGGTGCCTTTAAATATTTTTCAAAAGCTTATGGTTTAGAAGCAGCCTATATTTGGGAAATCAACACTGATGATCAGGGAACACCGGATCAAATGTCCATAATTATTGATAAGATACGTGAATCCCATGTTCCCTCAGTCTTTGTAGAAACCAGTGTGGATCCACGTAGCATGGAAAGTGTCTCAAGAGAAACCAACGTTCCTATTTATGAGAAAATTTTTACAGATTCTTTAGCTAAAAAAGGAGAAGTTGGCGATACTTATTATGATATGATGGTATATAATTTAGACACAATTTCTAAAGGATTAACTAAAAAATAAATTATTATAGTTATTTAATTAGAATAATTCTAATCTAGGTAGTTATTAATTGCATATTTTGATAAAAAGATTTACCATAGTGTTATAGAGAAAAAGGGAGGAATTTATTTATGAGTTATGAAAAAACACAAGGCATTTTAAACCAATTAGTTGCAGATTTGAGTCAGTTTTCAACAGTCATCCATCAAGCACACTGGTATATGCGTGGTGCAGAATTCCTAAACCTACATCCAAAAATGGATGAATACATGGATGGTATTAATGAACAGTTGGATGAAGTAGCAGAACGTTTAATCACGATTGGTGGTGCGCCATATTCAACATTAAAAGAATTTGCTGACAATACTAAAATTGAAGATAAACCCGCTAGTTATGATACACCAATGACAGAGCGTTTAGAAACATTAGTCGCAGGTTATCGCTATTTAGTGTCTGTCTATGCTGCAGGGATTGACGTAGCTGGTGAAGAAGGCGACAATGTAACCGAAGATCTATTTATTGACTTTAAAGGCCAAACAGAAAAAATTATCTGGATGTTGACAGCAACATTAGGACAAAAACCAGGTATTTAATAAAAAAAAAACTAGGAGATTTTCTCCTAGTTTTTTTTTGTCTAAAAGGCAGGTACTAAAGTATCGCTATGTTCTTTTTCTAAGAAATTTTTAACAGCAGGGCTAGTCATCGCTTTTTTGAGAGCAACAATTTTTTTACTTTTTTTATTATCTTCTCTGGCGACTAAGGAAATAGCAAAGCGCTCATCTATATTTTTTTCACTGATAAGAGCATCCTTGGGACTTAAACCAATTTTGGCAATGTAGGTAGGATAATCATAAACCATAGCCACATCTTTTTCGTAATAAGCTTCAGCTAAATTAAGAAGATCAATCGATAACCATTCTAATTTTTTAGGATTGTCAATGATATCTTTAAGCGTGCCATCAAAACCGACACCGTCTTTTAATTTGATCAATCCGGCATCTGCTAAGATAGCTAAAGCTCGCCCTTCATTAGAAACATCACTTGGTAAGGCAACTTTTGCACCTTCTGGAATATCTTCGATAGTCTTGGCATCTTTAGCATAAAAGCCAACTTTAGCATTATATATTTTTTGTATGGCAACAAGGTTACCTTTCTTTTCACTATTATATTTCATCATAAAAGGTTCATGCTGAGCAAAGTTTGCATCAATTTCTTTGTTATTTAGCAATTCATTGTATTGAATATTATCATTGACTTGGACTAATTCTAACTCATAGCCCTCTTTTTTTAGTTCTTTCCCAGCGATTTCCACCACATCAGTCATTGGGGTCATGTGTGAGGCAACTTTAATAATCTCCGGTTTTTTAGGGGTCTCTTTTGTTTCTGAAACATTTTTTCCACAGGCTACAGTTAAGGTAGTTAAACCAACTAAAATCGCTGCTAATAGTAATTTTTTCTTCATTTTTCACACTCCTAATTTTTTCGTTTATCTATTTTTTTTGCTAAGGTTGTTCCTACAAATTGGCAAAACATTACAAAAAGAATCATAATAATAATTGTTGTATACATAATATCGTACTCATACCGTTGATAGCCGTAGCGAATCGCAAAATCACCAATACCGCCCCCACCAATCATTCCCATGACAGTTGAATAAGATACCATACTGATCATAACGGAGGTAAAACTCAAAACTAGTCCAGATCGTGCTTCAACTAATAAAAAATAACGGACAAATTGCCAAGTGCTACTTCCTAAACTTTCAGCTAATTCGTAAACAGTTAAAGGAACATCTAACAAGACCTGTTCAACTAGACGGCTATATAAGGCAATAGCTACTAGACTTAACGGAAACGAGGCAGGATAAGTACCAAAAGCTGAACCTAGTAGCAATCTTGTTAAAGGAATCAGGGCGATCACAAATAATAAAAAAGGAAAGGAGCGCACGATATTGATGTAACTATTAATCAAGGTGACGCGCCGTTTATTTTGATAGGTCCCAGGTAATTGTGCTAAGTATAAAATGACACCTAACGGTAGCCCAATTAACAAAGCAGCTAACATTGCAATTGTCAGCATAATGCTTGTTTGTGTAATAGCTGTAGTAATTTCTGGAGCGTAATAGTTTAGACGTTCAACGTAGTGGCTCATGATTGCAACCTCGCTAAAGCTTGTTGATAATAGGTTCTATCTCCAATAGTTTTATCAAGTGAGGGCTTTATTTTAATAGTATCTAATAACTTGCCGTGATCCAAAATAGCAACTCGTTGACAGAGTGATTTCACTACATCTAATTCATGACTGACAAAAATAATAGTGGTACCAAAACTTTGGTGGATATTTTTTAGTAATTGGATAATTTCTTGACTATGCGTTTCATCTAAAGCTGATGTCGGTTCATCGCATAATAAAACAGCTGGCTCTAAAATAAGTGATCGGGCAATGGCCACTCGCTGTTTTTCCCCACCACTCAATTCATTAGGATAGTGATTGGCTTTATCCTTTAAATTGACGAAAGTTAATAAATTATCAACTTTTTCCTCTGATTTGTTATGTTGCAAGGTTAAAGGTAGGGAAATATTTTGACGGACAGTTTGATTTTCTAAAAGATTGAAATGTTGAAAAATCATGCCAATTTCTTGACGATGTTTCCTTAATGCCGTTCGATTTAACTTATTAAGATCTCGGTCATTAACGATGATAGTGCCAGTGTCAGGAAATTCTAAGCCATTGATTAGGCGCAATAAAGTTGATTTACCTGAACCACTTTGACCAACAATGCCAACTATTTCTTCTTTATGAATGGATAAGGATAGATTTTTTAAAGCATGTGACTGGCTGCCTTGACTGACAAATGATTTTGAAATATCAGTTAATGTAATCATTGTTGTATAGTGATAACCTCCTTGTAAATAAAATAATGACTAAAGTAAGTCTAGCTGTTTGCTATCAAACAACCTCATTGTCATTGATAGAAGGAATAAGAGCAACTTAAGTTGCTTAACCAGTGAGAGATAGAAAATATTGGACGTTTTATGTAGTGGAAAATAAGAGAGTCTTTTAGCAGTCTCTCAGAGGGAAGAACTTGTAAAATTAGCTTAGTTAACAGGCTTATTTTAAAATTGTTGAGATATTACGTTGACCAAAAAAGAAAATGAACATAAAGACATTTTTGTTTTTATGTAATTAGACTAATTTAGTATTGCTCAATCATAATCCTTTTGAGGAGCTGACTATGTAGTAAAAAAAGGAAGGGTTACTTAGCTGATAATTATGAGAGTATGCTGTATCGACTAGTAGTTTGAAGTAGTATCTGTTTAATTCTTGTAGTTTTTTTTAAAGAAACTAAAAAATAATCATCAGTTAGACGTTAATTATTTTTGATGGTTAAGCTGTTTTAAGTATAAAAATAAACACCATAGAGGAAGGGGTGTTTATAAACGGTAAGGCATATTATTAGTGAGTGGTAACTATTTTTATAAATGAGGTAGTGTATGAGTCCTTGTTAGAAAATCAGTCAGTTTTTGACAGATCTTTTAATTCTTGTGTAAGAAGAAAGAGGAGGTGATGTTGGTTACGTCTTCTTCTTCTTTTAACTGATACCTTAAGTTAAAAAGGCAACCAATTAGTTTGGCTGCCTTTTTAATAACAAATTTAATAGCTGG is a window of Vagococcus intermedius DNA encoding:
- a CDS encoding methionine ABC transporter permease, which encodes MSHYVERLNYYAPEITTAITQTSIMLTIAMLAALLIGLPLGVILYLAQLPGTYQNKRRVTLINSYINIVRSFPFLLFVIALIPLTRLLLGSAFGTYPASFPLSLVAIALYSRLVEQVLLDVPLTVYELAESLGSSTWQFVRYFLLVEARSGLVLSFTSVMISMVSYSTVMGMIGGGGIGDFAIRYGYQRYEYDIMYTTIIIMILFVMFCQFVGTTLAKKIDKRKN
- a CDS encoding MetQ/NlpA family ABC transporter substrate-binding protein, with translation MKKKLLLAAILVGLTTLTVACGKNVSETKETPKKPEIIKVASHMTPMTDVVEIAGKELKKEGYELELVQVNDNIQYNELLNNKEIDANFAQHEPFMMKYNSEKKGNLVAIQKIYNAKVGFYAKDAKTIEDIPEGAKVALPSDVSNEGRALAILADAGLIKLKDGVGFDGTLKDIIDNPKKLEWLSIDLLNLAEAYYEKDVAMVYDYPTYIAKIGLSPKDALISEKNIDERFAISLVAREDNKKSKKIVALKKAMTSPAVKNFLEKEHSDTLVPAF
- a CDS encoding methionine ABC transporter ATP-binding protein codes for the protein MITLTDISKSFVSQGSQSHALKNLSLSIHKEEIVGIVGQSGSGKSTLLRLINGLEFPDTGTIIVNDRDLNKLNRTALRKHRQEIGMIFQHFNLLENQTVRQNISLPLTLQHNKSEEKVDNLLTFVNLKDKANHYPNELSGGEKQRVAIARSLILEPAVLLCDEPTSALDETHSQEIIQLLKNIHQSFGTTIIFVSHELDVVKSLCQRVAILDHGKLLDTIKIKPSLDKTIGDRTYYQQALARLQS
- a CDS encoding Dps family protein yields the protein MSYEKTQGILNQLVADLSQFSTVIHQAHWYMRGAEFLNLHPKMDEYMDGINEQLDEVAERLITIGGAPYSTLKEFADNTKIEDKPASYDTPMTERLETLVAGYRYLVSVYAAGIDVAGEEGDNVTEDLFIDFKGQTEKIIWMLTATLGQKPGI
- a CDS encoding metal ABC transporter substrate-binding protein, whose translation is MKHFKLVLISLLAVGILGGCAQSNQKDQAKEDQELKIVATNSILADMVETVGQEHVKVHSIVPVGTDPHEYEPLPEDIAKATESDIIFYNGLNLETGGNGWFLKLMETSHKEPEKDYFATSKGVDPIYLTSKGQESDQDPHAWLSLENGQHYVKNITKTLIEKDPKHEASYKKNSENYLKKLEELDIKGKKEMAKIPKEQALLVTSEGAFKYFSKAYGLEAAYIWEINTDDQGTPDQMSIIIDKIRESHVPSVFVETSVDPRSMESVSRETNVPIYEKIFTDSLAKKGEVGDTYYDMMVYNLDTISKGLTKK